Within Anopheles nili chromosome 3, idAnoNiliSN_F5_01, whole genome shotgun sequence, the genomic segment aaaattaaccctTTTTGCCCGCAAAATGTAAGCACATATATCTGATTTTTTATCAAccatttttttactattgtATCGGTATACATTACTTTTATTTACTTAAGACAAGATTAATCACTGCTTCTCATACAGCtgtatgttgaaaaatactaGGCAAACTAAGCAACCGCATGAAAAACctatgatacaatttttgtatattttcagatCACATTGCATGCTAAAAGATGTATTTCGTTACATTGCGTACCATTTCATCCCGGGTGAAAATCAGTTGTGTTAACTGGAGTTCGTAATTTCGTATAAATTCACatacaattttgcaaatattcaTAAGCCAAGAAAACTATGTAATTGATATcaacattacaaaaaaatgtgaGTGTAATTTTAGTCACAATATTTCTAACGTTTGTCACGTTTACCATTGAATTGAGCATTATCCCTTCATGCTTTCTAAAAAGGCTTATAATATAACCCATATGTTctaatatattatattttataaaaatatgttataaGATATAAATATAGCTCATTGTGTTTGAGGAACGAGCCTGTGTTAAAGAGTAAAAAGTTGTACTGGAAATGAttgcatcaatatttcaattgtCTCACGGATGGTAGAAATATCGGAAAAGTTACATAAGAAAATCGCtaaaaaatgttgaatataTAAAATCGGTAGAATAACTTAAAGATGCATTTCTGaacagcattttgaacacattactagTGACATTGATTGTCATTGACGAAACAAAGCCCGGAATCCGGACAATCgtttacaaaaaatcaccttcatcGAAGGAATTAATTTAGCCACTAACATAGGGAATGCCATCGGAAAATAATTGACCTCATGATAGTTTCTTAATTCCTTACATAAACCCGTAGTAATGTATGCTCTGTACGAAGTAAATAGCTTAGGTTTTGTTATACAAATTTAGCaaaatgttgttgatgatggcatttttgttctttgttgtTGGCACTCATTCAATTTCTGATGATACccaatttgtatttattctaGGCTTTTGTGGATTCTAAGgatttgtttaagattgtttTCGATTGGCGATGTGAAAGATGTATTCAACGGTAAAAACTGTGAACTTTTTAAACGTGCTGCAAATTTTGGCCTTGGGATGAGATGAGATGGTCATAataaatgttgtaaaatttattagcaAACTTCCGTCAACTTCTTCTGCGGGCGTGAAAGGGATAGTTACTGCacagaaaattttgaaaagatgGTTGTACCTAGGTGTCGTTACTTTTGAAGATAAACGGTACTGTATTAGAGAAGAAAAGTTCAGATATCCGGTGTTTTTAATGGGGATTTTAAACTTATAATAGCCTTGTGGCGAACGCAACTTGCCGGCTCTTCGGCAACCGCAAGAATTTATTTCTTAAAAACACGAGAGGTTTAAAAAACACGGTTATCTTTAGCGATGATATAATTGATAAATCAATCTCGCTCTTTATGTACTGTCCTTTAAGCGATGGCCGTCGGTCAGCCCGGGTCGTTGTTATTAACCCATCCTCGTGGCTCGCTTGAGTGCACCGTCGACAGGAGTACAGACATACGTGTTGTCAAACGCTGTACTAAACTGTATAGTACTTTCACGCGTTCCGTCGGCACGGCATACCTGCTTTAGTGGTCTTCCTTCGTTGTGCCGACGTCCAAGCGTACAATGTTCACGGCTGGTCTCTCTACCATACCACTCTTCGTATGTACTGTCACTCGCCGCTGGTTGTCGATCGTACGACAAACTTTGACGATCCGTCCCCTAGGCCAGCAGTTTCTCGGGTTGTTTCTATCCGCAATCAACATCAAGTCCCCCTCTTCAAGCGGCTTGTGGTCGGCTGGTACCACTTAGTTCGTCTTGTCAGCGTCGGTAGGTATTCGTTCACCCACCTTTTCCAGAATATATCCGCGAACCGTTGTGCTGCTTTCCAAGACCTACGTATGGTTGGGATGGAATCATCGAACGGTAGCGGCGGCTTGCTTTCGTTCGAACTACCTAAAATGAAGTGATTTGGCGTTAGTGGGGAATCGGCTTCATCTTCAACCGGAACGTCTGTCAGCGGTCGCGAGTTCACGATCAGCTCCACTTCACTCAGCCTAGCACGGAGCAGTTCGTCAGTGGGATGATGGGGGAGATCGAAGGAcgaaagtgtttttttcacTGATTGGATCAGCCTTTCCCATGATCCTCCAAAGTGAGGCGATGCTGGAGGGTTGAACATCCATTTCGTCCCCGGATGCACAAACTCTGCCATTAGCCGATCCGAATCAACTAGCGCAGACGCTTACTTAAGGTCTCGCGCGAGGTGCCCACGAAGTTGGTCCCCTGATCGCTCACAAATTCTAGTGGCATCCCTTTCCTGGCAGTGAAGTTACGAATCGCGAACACACACGAGTCAGTGGAAAGACTGTTCGCAACCTCGATATGAATGCCTCGGGTTGTGAGGCAGGTAAACATCACTCCCCACCGTTTTTCGGTCCTTCTGCCCACTGCGAGTATCATCGGGCCGAAATAATCGATTCCGGTGTAGGAGAACGGTTGTTGATAGGCACAGCTCGTCGTTGGTATGGGAGGTTTCCCATCGCAAGATTCGGAGGGTTAGCATGACGAACCTTGCAATACTGGCAGCTGCGTCTTACTCGGCTATAAGCGGTTTTCAATCGCAAGAGATGGTATTTCAACCTGATCTCGTTTATGGTCGTTTGATGGTTTGCGTGCCGATATCTTTCATGGTACCAATCAATCAATAGATCGGTAACATAATGCTGGCTTGGGTTGATTATGGATCTTTTCGTGTTATTtcccattcacacacacacacacacacacacttgtcGATCCTTCCCCTTAGACGAAGAACGCCATATTCGTCGATTAGAGGACTCAGTTTGTACAACGGGCTCGACTTCTTTATCGGTTGGCTCCACGGGTGTTTCTGACGCTCACTGTCGCTCAACGATCGAATATCATCCGCATTAACCTCCTGTTGCATTTGTCGGTAGATCGCACTTCCTCGTTCGTTCCAGTTGGCCGTGTTGTAGTGTCTGGTCATTCATTTGACGGTTTCCACAAGAAGTCTGGTCCACGGTACCACCTGCTGCATGGGCTAAGGTCCCATGTGACTTTTGTCCGCCAAACTTCCTGCAGCAGAATCTTCAAGTACATTAGAAGGTGACCGATTAATCCCATGGGGTCATATATTGCCATTAGTATGCGtagtatctctctctctttgtcggCGCTCTCCCGTCGAGTAATAATTTCGGTTCATACTGTGGTGAGATTTTAAAGGTGAACACGTTTTTCTCCGTGTTCCACCACATACCAAGCACCTTCTCTGTTGCCATTTCTATTTCTATTGTCCTTTCTGTTGCTCCTGAGTCAGTTCCGTTCtttgtcttcttctttgctggcCTGCTCAATATTGAGCACGTCTTAGTGACATGGCCTGGTCACCAATCGCTTTCCAGGTAGCTCGGTCCATGGCTGCAGCTCTCCATccccggttgcatccgatatcccgcaggttctgctccacttggtccatccaccgagcacgtTGAGCTCCTCGCCGCCTTGTGCCGGACGGGTCGCTggtgagcaccttcttggtggggcatgagtccggcatcctcatgacatgccccaaccaccgaattctgccgacactaaagcttccaatcgttggtttatAGGCCTCCTCTCGCCCAACCTGAGCATTGAGGTCTCCGATGACGATCTTAatatcgtgttgtgggcagcgatcgtactccctctccagctgcgtataaaaagCATCCTTGTCGTAATCGCTGCTCCCAAGGTGCGAGCTGTGCACATTAATTATACTCAGGTTGAATAAACGACGTCGTCGTCACTGTCGTGAATATCGTCTTCGATGGCACTATTTAATTGATGGATTCACGGCCTCCCCTTCACAGGTTTGGTGATCATCAAGATAATTCGCTTGTAGTAACTGGGTTTTATGAGCTCTCACACTTCACTCGATTTTCTGCGTTCCATATTTCGTCAAACGCTTTTTACAGTGCCTATATAATGGACCAGACTTGCGGTATTCTTTACTAGTTATTTTGCtacaaatttttcaatttcgcgaCCGTTCTGTGCCTTACAACCTCAACATCTATGCCTTTGAACCTCAACATTCCATGTGAGTGATCGTTACATTACGATGGGTcggtacgggtttgaagctctagacgagtgcggtgatagttttggtacagacagaacgaCAGACGACGATGggaaacacacccatgcacaacgctatggcttgaaaatttgtatggaacgaggaggtgacaagctcatgaaacgtcgagacggacgatacatcgcaaattttgcttgtcgtGTTGCTTTGCTCACTTCTTGCCAGCTATAATCTAAAGATTGATGTGTACTGCAAATGATATTCCAAGCAATATGCAGAAAAGTCATCATGCGCTTCAAACATAGCAACCTCTCCGTACACATGTTGGAGGGAGATTATGGACATGTGATATGATGTCAAGTGTGTACAACCATAAATCGAGCtgtaatccttagcaaataggGAAAGTAAATCTCTTGCACTAGACCAAAACAGCCGGTGGtacgatgatgataaaatcGCTACACTACAAAAATAGAGCAGGAAGTGATTGTAGCCTTGCGCATCGAAACAATCTTTCAGAACTTCACCATTTGCATAGTTGGAAAGATCGTTTTTCGGAAGCCTTCCAAAAACCAGCATACGGTACGTTTTTAAACGTACGGTGAACTTCCTAAGGAAGTTGTATCCTCCTTAAAAATTGCGATACAGCTTGCTTTATATGGATATCTTTCAAAATTGGCTTGTAGAAATCCTTGGAGTTTTGGCCGGCAGCACCTTTACTGTACACAGTATGTTCTCGGGGTCTGTCAGCGCAGGGGCATCGCTTATCTTGGCTTAAAGCCCGTTCACGGTTTGGCTGCTGTTAGGTGTTATCGTAATGATCAGCACGTCTTGAACAAGTGACATGTGACCACTCCACACGACCCATACTGACCGCTGCTTCGCACCAAGGAGTGTCTTTTCACTCTCATGCACCGGTTGAGGCGGCTGCTGACTCGGTTGCGAGGCTTGGTGTAGTTCACTTAACGCCGCTTCTTCCCGCTCATTAGCGCCTTCACTGATTCGTAAAGGCCGACGAGTTAAGCCAAGACATCCTCAACTCGACGTGGGACAGTCGCGTGTTTCGCTCAGAAGAGTTTTTCTTGCTTACGACACTCGGCTGCCGGCTCTCCCCAACTACCGCTATGGGACGCATCAAGTATGTGGGGAAGGTAGACCAGTCGCATCGGTCTGTTCCGTCGGATCGCTTTCCCCCGAGACCAGTGTGTGAAGGCGCTTTGAGCGTCTTAGGTATTTCAGTTTTTTGCTCGCAGTTCGAAGACTGGCGCGCAGAGTGCGTGTAATCTGTCACTCAAACACTTCCTTTTAGAATAAAAATCCGACACTTACCTTAtccatttgcaaaactttttctcttttatcttgTAAGAAGGGTGAaattttgtgatgtggaatgCTACGTGAAAACTTTTTAACATTTTATCCAAAATCGCAAGATAGTGAAAGGGTTATATAAGAGCcgacaaattcatttttaacgatttttatttcaaaattgctATTGAATACTTAAAGTTTTGCTTATCGGTTAGCAAATTGATAACTTTTAAGTTATTCTGTACCACCAGTTGAAATTATCGTCTATTAGACATTCTTAACATCtatagttgatttatttaatcgtCTCGATTTAACCTTCCTGCTAAAACTAGAACAACACTTACCTGCAGTACACTGCTTTCTATCTAATCCGAATCTGAGTCTTTAACTTCGTACATCGAGAAGTCACAGTTTAGGTTGAAGACATTATTTGATGGTGGTCTTTCGTCGACCGATTCCCCACGCTtacgtttttctcgttgttgctgTCGGTAGTGCTTCATGCTCCACATGCTGCAGAGTAAAGTATTCCGGCAGATGCAAGCTTTTCTAGCTAGCTCCCGGATcgtgaacataattttcaattacctaACCCGGCATCCGCGGGATTTGAGTACGCCCACGACTACGGTTCCAAacgggtgaatttttcacacaatgaTTCGTATTCCGTTTCGGAGAACGATCATCGTcgtaccaccaccactgtCAATGGATAtcacggatgatgatgatgatggttggttcATCGGAACTTCTGTGGATGATAGCGTTTCCATAGTGGTCTCTTGCTCTTTGTACTCACTCAGTGAGGCCCATCCAAAAGCTTTGGCAAAGAACGGATCGTCGATGTCCACTTTGAATGCACTTTTGTATCGGTTTTAGCACCCACCCCCTTATATTTGCACCTACTCGTGAGGGATTTAGCTAGTCAGAAGGGGGGTTATGAGTATCGGTTCCGTAGATCGGCTTCCGCTGCCGTAACAACTGATGCCTCCGATCGCATTCCTCGACCATCCGGTATCCGAGCCGGTTCTACGTCTGAGGATGACGTCGATGAATAGCCTCGGTGGATTGGATCCTCACATCCTAGAAGGCTCCTAGTGGCTGTAACGCCTCTCGGCGCTCCCGTGTTTCTGTGGTGGAAAGTGGTGTCCGTGTCTGACGCCTTTATTTCCGTCGTTCGTTGTGGGCCGCCCGCATGGCCGCACGCTGCTCCTCCTGTTCCGCGAGCGCTGACGTCCTGTTGGAGTGCTGACGTCACGAGCTTCGCAACATTCCAACATTCTGGTGGGCTGAGCAGGAACCTGTTCAGGGTGTCCGGATGAACAGCGTCGGGTCGCCCCTCTCGCAGGAGCTCACCTCGAACGTGGTGCAAGTTCACCTCGTGGTGGAAGTTCTCCGTGCCCATTTGACATTTGAAGGATGTCTGCAGACGAGGTTGCTAGTATTTCATTGCCTTCTGCAGACACCTCGAATAACGCCGCCTGGGACAAAATCCGCATTCCAACAACGGAGAACTGAAGCGAAGAGGTTTTTTTGGCTTccaaaaattttattatacCATTATCTTTGGTTAAAAACCATTGATCTTTAAATGTTGGTAAAAGAACAAAATCGGCGGTCACGTGTGAACCGATAccgtttgttttcaaatatgtGCGAGCAGAGATGTTGGCAGACATGTATATGGTGGCAATTTCATGTGCTCTGCCTGCCACTTGCTCCGCACACTTCGTGCCAGATCGAACCCAACGTTTGATCTGCTGTAAATGATTCTCGAAGCAATATACAGAAAAATTATCAAGCGGTCCAAACATTGCAACCTCTTCATATACGTGTTGAAGATTATGGACATTGCTTGTTAAGTGAGTACGACCATAAATCGAGCCGAAATCCTTTACTAATCTGGAAAGGAAATCTTTCGCACGATGCCTTAAGTGCTGGTAGAACGAAGAAGATAATATTGTTATACCGCAAAAATAGAGTAAGAAGTGACTGTTTACGTGAGGATCTAAACAGTCTTTCAGGGCCACAACACTCGTATAATGCAGGAAGGTACGAAATTCGGTACCCTTCCAAAAAGCGACATACCGAACGCTTCTAAGCGAACGGTGTATTTCAGAAGGAAGTTGTacttgttttaaaaatccaGACACAGCTTCCTTTAGTTGAGGGGACCAAAGAGGGCATCTGTCAAATTTGCCTTCTAGAAGCCCTCGGAGTATTTTCCGAGTCACCCCCAGATCAATTAGGTGCAAACGCTCGCCAACaggcacgttttttatcaaatcaaaattatcTAAATCTTCTAACGGCGAACGCCACAATTTATGGTGGTCCGCACATACTCTTGATCGAAAGCATGCGTCCGTACGCAGGGGAGCATCCAATGCATCGAAAATAACTTTTTTACCTTGGGGAATATATATAAGTTTATATTTCAAGTATTTAAGTATTTACAGGTAGTTTTGGATTAATACACAGGATGCAGCTTAGTTAGCTTTTCAGGTGTAAGGTTATTGCGTAGTGCAGTGCTCGTGGgcgattgcaaaagttttgtgAGGAAAGAAACATGTGAAAAGTGGTTTGTGAAACCATGACTACATATTGATAACttaatttttactttaaaCTTACTAGCCTACTTAACATTAATGGAGCTACCCTAACTTACACCCTACTTTTGTAACAGTAAtcctttcataaataaaaggaGGCGCTAGGAATCCAGAACGAGATTCCTTATGAGGAGATGAGGAGGTGCCTCGCATCTCTTATGAAATTTATGCAGGATGCTATGTAACATCTCATCTAGGGGCTGCGTATTGGTAATCGAATACAGTTCCGATTTCCGTATGTAGCGATCAACGTTAGCGATCATGCGCAACCAACGATTGAGCATAATCTGCAGTCTGTGACGATGTGTTGTTGCAGTTGATCCCCAAACTGGCGAGGCATATAGCACAGCCGGTAAGACAATTTGCTTGAATATGGCGAGTTTGTTTGTAAAGGACAGTTTAGACCGTCGACATATTAACGGATACAGGCTCCGCATAAGTATGGCGCTCCTGTGAATAATAGACTCAACATGggctcggaaaagcaaacgatgaTCAAATATAAGCCCTAGGTATTTTGCTACTGGCGACCAATTGATAGGGAGCCCTTCGACCACTAGCCTACTTTGTAGAGTAGGACGAAGAGACCAACGTTGGTTATGAGGGAATATTATCGCCTGGGTTTTGgaagtattgattttaatcTTCCAGACTGCAGCATAATTGAAGAATACTGGCAGGCAACGCTGAGCCCTGCTCCTCAATTGGACTAGTGATCTACCCCTCACTGCGATGGCAGTATCGTCTGCGTAGAGAAATATCTGACCGTCACTGGGTAGTACAGGTATATCCGCTGTATATAATATGTATAGCATCGGGCCTAGTAGACTTCCCTGAGGAACTCCTGCCGATATTGTTACTTGGTCAGATAGAGCCGAGCCTAACGCAACTCTAAACATCCTCTCTCTCAAATAACTACTTAGCATCTTGACAATGTACACGGGAAGGCCGAAACCTATAAGTTTATGAATAAGCCCACCGTGCCAAACATTGTCGAATGCCTTCTCGA encodes:
- the LOC128724353 gene encoding uncharacterized protein LOC128724353, whose product is MEHLTKHQRDSAIGTHDHEDIIPDENVCSEADDEAVEYDDVYRMFDDMSLKDCFRHLAVAHQLPRSVVNMMLAILRKKLDLNHPKDARTLIGTPTRVSSQVVPIRRGDFWYGGLKSVLIKYVKPATVSNISAPEETQFSLDVSNDGLPWNKSGPTQLWSILMKVVELPKLPIMTVATFSGTAKPASIEEFLRPLVDQLNEIQQGGLSVGEKTLNFKVRNFLADSLARSFIKATTSFNGMHGCLKCSCVGEYIPQGKKVIFDALDAPLRTDACFRSRVCADHHKLWRSPLEDLDNFDLIKNVPVGERLHLIDLGVTRKILRGLLEGKFDRCPLWSPQLKEAVSGFLKQVQLPSEIHRSLRSVRYVAFWKGTEFRTFLHYTSVVALKDCLDPHVNSHFLLYFCGITILSSSFYQHLRHRAKDFLSRLVKDFGSIYGRTHLTSNVHNLQHVYEEVAMFGPLDNFSVYCFENHLQQIKRWVRSGTKCAEQVAGRAHEIATIYMSANISARTYLKTNGIGSHVTADFVLLPTFKDQWFLTKDNGIIKFLEAKKTSSLQFSVVGMRILSQAALFEVSAEGNEILATSSADILQMSNGHGELPPRGELAPRSSMWSMKHYRQQQREKRKRGESVDERPPSNNVFNLNCDFSMYEVKDSDSD